A single genomic interval of Streptomyces sp. 1222.5 harbors:
- a CDS encoding carbohydrate kinase family protein, with protein sequence MRIAVTGSIATDHLMTFPGRFADQFVADQLHTVSLSFLVDNLDVRRGGVGANIAFGMGQLGTQPVLVGAAGFDFDEYRAWLERHGVDTDSVRISETLHTARFVCTTDADHNQIGSFYTGAMSEARLIELKTVADRVGGLDLVLIGADDPEAMLRHTEECRSRAIHFAADFSQQIARMEGEEIRILLDGATYLFSNEYEKGLIETKTGWSDAEILSKVGHRVTTLGARGVRIERHGEDPIEVGCPEEERKADPTGVGDAFRAGFLSGLTWGVSLERAAQVGCMLATLVIETVGTQEYQLRRGHFMERFTKAYGDEAAEEVRAHLR encoded by the coding sequence GTGCGCATCGCAGTCACGGGCTCCATCGCCACCGATCACCTCATGACCTTCCCCGGCCGTTTCGCCGACCAGTTCGTCGCGGACCAGCTGCACACGGTCTCGCTCTCCTTCCTGGTGGACAACCTGGACGTGCGCCGGGGCGGCGTCGGCGCGAACATCGCCTTCGGCATGGGCCAGCTCGGCACCCAGCCGGTCCTGGTCGGCGCCGCGGGCTTCGACTTCGACGAGTACCGTGCCTGGCTGGAGCGGCACGGCGTCGACACCGACTCCGTCCGCATCTCGGAGACCCTGCACACCGCCCGCTTCGTGTGCACCACCGACGCCGACCACAACCAGATCGGCTCCTTCTACACCGGCGCGATGAGCGAGGCCCGCCTCATCGAGCTCAAGACGGTGGCCGACCGCGTCGGCGGACTCGACCTGGTCCTCATCGGCGCCGACGACCCGGAGGCGATGCTCCGCCACACGGAGGAGTGCCGCTCCCGCGCGATCCACTTCGCCGCCGACTTCTCCCAGCAGATCGCCCGCATGGAGGGCGAGGAGATCCGGATACTGCTGGACGGCGCCACGTACCTGTTCTCGAACGAGTACGAGAAGGGCCTCATCGAGACCAAGACCGGCTGGAGCGACGCCGAGATCCTGTCCAAGGTCGGCCACCGCGTCACCACCCTCGGCGCGCGCGGCGTGCGCATCGAGCGCCACGGCGAGGACCCGATCGAGGTCGGCTGCCCCGAGGAGGAGCGCAAGGCCGACCCGACCGGCGTCGGCGACGCCTTCCGCGCCGGCTTCCTGTCCGGCCTCACGTGGGGCGTCTCCCTGGAGCGCGCCGCCCAGGTCGGCTGCATGCTCGCGACGCTCGTCATCGAGACCGTCGGCACGCAGGAGTACCAGCTGCGGCGCGGCCACTTCATGGAGCGGTTCACCAAGGCGTACGGCGACGAGGCGGCCGAAGAGGTCCGCGCCCACCTGCGCTAG
- the coxB gene encoding cytochrome c oxidase subunit II yields the protein MSPNGSDRSPRRPMRRKLLQALTAGLVLATATGCSYNWEDFPRLGMPTPTTEEAPRILSLWQGSWAAALAVGVLVWGLILWSAFFHRRSRTKVEVPPQTRYNMPIEALYTVVPIIIISVLFYFTARDETKLLSLTDKKPDVTVNVVGFQWSWGFNYIADVPGSTGNAKTDKNLAAIPDRFKDAFPANAGGVYDVGTPGTRNPQTGNPGPTLWLPKGKTVRFVLTSRDVIHSFWVVPFLMKQDVIPGHTNAFQVTPNKEGTFLGKCAELCGVDHSRMLFNVKVVSPERYEQHLKDLAKKGQTGYIPAGIAQTPHEKNRETNNL from the coding sequence GTGAGTCCCAACGGCTCCGACCGCTCGCCGCGGCGCCCGATGCGGCGGAAGCTGCTGCAGGCACTGACCGCGGGCCTGGTCTTGGCGACAGCCACCGGTTGCTCGTACAACTGGGAAGACTTCCCCCGCCTTGGTATGCCCACCCCGACCACGGAAGAGGCTCCGCGGATCCTCTCCCTCTGGCAGGGTTCCTGGGCGGCTGCGCTCGCCGTCGGCGTGCTGGTGTGGGGCCTGATCCTGTGGAGTGCTTTCTTCCACCGGCGCAGCCGCACCAAGGTCGAGGTACCTCCGCAGACCCGGTACAACATGCCGATCGAGGCCCTGTACACGGTGGTCCCGATCATCATCATCTCGGTGCTCTTCTACTTCACGGCCCGGGACGAGACGAAGCTGCTCAGCCTCACCGACAAGAAGCCCGACGTCACGGTCAACGTGGTCGGCTTCCAGTGGAGCTGGGGCTTCAACTACATCGCGGACGTTCCCGGAAGCACGGGCAACGCGAAGACCGACAAGAACCTGGCCGCCATTCCGGACCGGTTCAAGGACGCCTTCCCGGCCAACGCCGGCGGTGTCTACGACGTCGGTACGCCCGGCACGCGGAACCCGCAGACGGGCAACCCCGGTCCGACACTGTGGCTCCCCAAGGGCAAGACGGTCCGCTTCGTCCTGACCTCGCGTGACGTCATCCACTCCTTCTGGGTGGTGCCGTTCCTCATGAAGCAGGACGTCATCCCGGGCCACACCAACGCCTTCCAGGTGACCCCCAACAAGGAGGGCACCTTCCTCGGCAAGTGCGCCGAACTCTGCGGCGTCGACCACTCCCGGATGCTGTTCAACGTGAAGGTCGTCTCCCCCGAGCGCTACGAGCAGCACCTCAAGGACCTCGCCAAGAAGGGGCAGACCGGTTACATTCCCGCCGGCATCGCGCAGACGCCGCACGAGAAGAACCGGGAGACGAACAACCTGTGA
- the nadA gene encoding quinolinate synthase NadA: MTTAQTPELDVQPTPLALLLLGREADPKSERGVECPGDLPSPSDPDLVERARAAKEKLGDKVFVLGHHYQRDEVIQFADVTGDSFKLARDAAARPEAEYIVFCGVHFMAESADILTSDDQKVVLPDLAAGCSMADMATAEQVAECWDVLTEAGVAEQVVPVSYMNSSADIKAFTGKHGGTICTSSNAKRALDWAFEQGEKVLFLPDQHLGRNTAVRDMGMSLDDCVVYNPHKPNGGLTAEELRAAKMILWRGHCSVHGRFSLDSVNDVRERIPGVNVLVHPECKHEVVAAADYVGSTEYIIKALEAAPAGSKWAIGTELNLVRRLANRFAPEGKEIVFLDKTVCFCSTMNRIDLPHLVWTLESLAEGNLVNRIEVDKETEAFAKLALERMLALP; this comes from the coding sequence GTGACCACCGCCCAGACCCCGGAACTCGACGTTCAGCCGACTCCGCTCGCCCTGCTGCTGCTCGGCCGTGAGGCCGACCCGAAGAGCGAGCGGGGCGTCGAGTGCCCCGGTGACCTGCCGTCGCCGTCCGACCCCGACCTGGTCGAGCGCGCCCGCGCGGCGAAGGAGAAGCTCGGCGACAAGGTCTTCGTGCTCGGCCACCACTACCAGCGCGACGAGGTCATCCAGTTCGCCGACGTCACGGGCGACTCCTTCAAGCTGGCCCGCGACGCGGCCGCGCGCCCGGAGGCCGAGTACATCGTCTTCTGCGGTGTGCACTTCATGGCCGAGTCGGCGGACATCCTGACGTCCGACGACCAGAAGGTGGTCCTCCCCGACCTCGCCGCCGGCTGCTCCATGGCCGACATGGCGACGGCCGAGCAGGTCGCCGAGTGCTGGGACGTGCTCACCGAGGCGGGCGTCGCCGAGCAGGTGGTGCCGGTCTCGTACATGAACTCCTCGGCCGACATCAAGGCCTTCACCGGCAAGCACGGCGGCACGATCTGCACGTCGTCGAACGCCAAGCGCGCTCTGGACTGGGCGTTCGAGCAGGGCGAGAAGGTGCTGTTCCTGCCCGACCAGCACCTCGGCCGCAACACCGCCGTGCGGGACATGGGGATGTCCCTGGACGACTGCGTCGTCTACAACCCGCACAAGCCGAACGGCGGCCTGACCGCCGAGGAGCTGCGGGCCGCGAAGATGATCCTCTGGCGCGGCCACTGCTCGGTCCACGGCCGCTTCAGCCTGGACTCGGTGAACGACGTCCGCGAGCGCATCCCGGGTGTGAACGTCCTCGTCCACCCCGAGTGCAAGCACGAGGTCGTCGCCGCCGCGGACTACGTCGGCTCCACCGAGTACATCATCAAGGCCCTGGAGGCGGCCCCGGCCGGTTCCAAGTGGGCCATCGGCACCGAGCTGAACCTGGTCCGCCGGCTGGCGAACCGTTTCGCTCCCGAGGGCAAGGAGATCGTCTTCCTCGACAAGACGGTCTGCTTCTGCTCGACGATGAACCGCATCGACCTGCCGCACCTGGTCTGGACCCTGGAGTCCCTGGCCGAGGGCAACCTCGTCAACCGCATCGAGGTCGACAAGGAGACCGAGGCGTTCGCGAAGCTGGCCCTGGAGCGGATGCTCGCGCTTCCGTAG
- a CDS encoding cysteine desulfurase/sulfurtransferase TusA family protein, translating to MAYFDAASAAPLHPVARQALLASLDDGWADPARLYREGRKARMLLDAAREAAAEAVGCRADEMVFTPSGTRAVHTGVAGALAGRRRTGRHLIVSAVEHSSVLHSAEVFEAAGGTVDRVAVDRGGAVDAAGYSAALRADTALAVLQSANHEVGTVQPVAEVAGICRAAGVPLLVDAAQSLGWGPVEGDWSLLTASAHKWGGPSGVGLLVVRKGVRFAAQGPVDERESGRAAGFENIPAIVAAVASLRAVRAEAEQEAVRLRELTARIRAQVPELVPDVEVVGDAERRLPGIVTFSCLYVDGEALLHELDRAGFSVSSGSSCTSSTLTPSHVLRAMGVLSEGNVRVSLPRGVAEADVERFLEVLPGAVASVREKLGAPAPATRVRSAELVVDSLGKRCPIPVIELAKVIGEVPVGGTVRVLSDDEAARLDIPAWCEMRGQEYVGEEPAERGTAYLVRRLG from the coding sequence GTGGCCTACTTCGACGCAGCTTCCGCCGCCCCTCTCCACCCCGTGGCCCGCCAGGCGTTGCTGGCCTCGCTGGACGACGGGTGGGCCGACCCCGCCCGGCTGTACCGGGAGGGGCGCAAGGCGCGGATGCTGCTGGACGCGGCCCGGGAGGCGGCGGCGGAGGCCGTGGGCTGCCGGGCCGACGAGATGGTCTTCACTCCGTCGGGGACCAGGGCCGTACACACGGGCGTCGCGGGCGCGTTGGCGGGCAGACGCCGGACCGGACGCCACCTGATCGTGTCCGCCGTCGAACACTCCTCCGTGCTCCATTCGGCTGAAGTGTTCGAGGCGGCAGGGGGAACGGTCGACCGGGTGGCCGTCGACCGGGGCGGGGCCGTGGACGCCGCCGGCTACTCCGCCGCCCTCCGCGCGGACACCGCGCTGGCCGTGCTCCAGTCGGCCAACCACGAGGTGGGGACCGTACAGCCGGTGGCCGAGGTGGCCGGGATCTGCCGGGCGGCCGGGGTGCCCCTGCTGGTGGACGCGGCGCAGTCGCTGGGCTGGGGTCCGGTCGAGGGCGACTGGTCGCTGCTGACGGCCAGTGCGCACAAGTGGGGCGGGCCGTCCGGGGTCGGGCTGCTCGTCGTCCGCAAGGGGGTGCGGTTCGCGGCCCAAGGGCCGGTGGACGAGCGGGAGTCGGGGCGGGCCGCCGGTTTCGAGAACATCCCGGCGATCGTGGCGGCCGTGGCCTCCCTGCGCGCGGTGCGGGCCGAGGCGGAGCAGGAGGCGGTACGGCTGCGGGAGCTGACGGCGCGGATCCGGGCGCAGGTGCCGGAACTGGTGCCGGACGTGGAGGTGGTGGGCGACGCCGAGCGGCGGCTGCCGGGCATCGTCACCTTCTCCTGTCTCTATGTCGACGGAGAGGCGCTGCTGCACGAGCTGGACCGGGCGGGGTTCTCCGTCTCGTCCGGGTCCTCGTGCACGAGCAGCACGCTGACGCCGAGCCATGTGCTGCGGGCGATGGGCGTGCTGAGCGAGGGGAACGTCCGGGTGTCGCTGCCCCGGGGGGTGGCCGAGGCGGACGTCGAGCGGTTCCTTGAGGTGCTGCCGGGGGCCGTCGCGTCCGTGCGGGAGAAGCTGGGCGCACCGGCGCCGGCCACCCGGGTGCGCTCCGCGGAGCTGGTCGTCGACTCCCTCGGCAAACGCTGCCCGATCCCCGTCATCGAGCTGGCCAAGGTGATCGGGGAGGTGCCGGTGGGCGGCACGGTGCGGGTGCTCTCCGACGACGAGGCCGCGCGGCTGGACATCCCGGCCTGGTGCGAGATGCGCGGGCAGGAGTACGTGGGCGAGGAGCCGGCGGAGCGCGGTACGGCGTACCTGGTCCGCCGGCTCGGCTGA
- a CDS encoding iron-sulfur cluster assembly accessory protein, giving the protein MSVSDETTTVTDGIILTDAAAAKVKALLDQEGRDDLALRVAVQPGGCSGLRYQLFFDERSLDGDVEKDFGGVKVVTDRMSAPYLGGATVDFVDTIEKQGFTIDNPNATGSCACGDSFS; this is encoded by the coding sequence ATGTCCGTATCGGACGAGACCACCACCGTCACCGACGGCATCATCCTGACCGACGCCGCCGCGGCCAAGGTCAAGGCCCTGCTCGACCAGGAAGGCCGTGACGACCTCGCCCTGCGCGTCGCCGTCCAGCCCGGCGGCTGCTCCGGCCTGCGCTACCAGCTCTTCTTCGACGAGCGCTCGCTCGACGGCGACGTGGAGAAGGACTTCGGCGGGGTCAAGGTCGTCACCGACCGCATGAGCGCTCCGTACCTGGGCGGCGCCACCGTCGACTTCGTGGACACGATCGAGAAGCAGGGCTTCACGATCGACAACCCGAACGCGACCGGCTCCTGCGCCTGCGGCGACTCCTTCAGCTGA
- a CDS encoding PQQ-binding-like beta-propeller repeat protein: MALHEGDPGSLGGYRIVDRLGAGGMGVVYRARAGSGREVAVKVVHAQYAEDPVFRARFRQEIAAVRKVSGAFTAPVVDADPEAPRPWMATQYVPGRPLSARVRDDGPLAGAELRRLVLGLVEALRDIHRAGVVHRDLKPANVLMAEDGPRVIDFGISRAAENQALTETGHMMGTPPFMSPEQLADARSVGPASDVFSLAALVVFAATGRGPFDADSPYLTAYRVMSEEPDLTGVAEPLRAVLSRCLVKRGAARPGLDTLAAEFAAALPEPAAAEPPTVPHRRADPEPTRPPAADPAASVPYRAPAVADPDAVPPEAAADAPARRGRGLRVPLAVGVAGVLLAALTAYLIGPFQSGARPGAGPSPGATATRWGALPDGWRPWRTTVYAVAAHGVKRSSGPADGPGHGGQPSCALSGGAVYCGGSGTLPIRVDAVTGRTVWRAGTQPPGIGLDHYDSGVVGVHEGVVLVRESVLNAAGNDTTATVAAFAAADGRRLWSRPTRDGNASAVLVGGLVLVPDGPTVTARSPRDGSARWSMPVPAGHHCDFLGAGGGLYADCTGYHTPSGAQRRLIAVDPADGSARRLPAAPPVTADYAGTLDGRLVYAARRSVDPTVQDNPYTRVEMIDPRTGARGSRALGDEYRGRAAMAHGVLCFAASDGRTTAVSPVTGRQVWRTATTLEQPAAPVADGRSSVFLASASGRVAALDARTGHRLWESYPRAGTVVSGDYHSPELLVNGGALVVTTPDGTLFTLDPARPGRKPASA; this comes from the coding sequence GTGGCACTGCACGAGGGCGATCCCGGGTCGCTCGGTGGGTACCGGATCGTCGACCGGCTGGGAGCCGGTGGGATGGGTGTCGTCTACCGGGCGAGGGCCGGATCGGGCCGCGAGGTCGCCGTCAAGGTGGTCCACGCCCAGTACGCCGAGGACCCCGTCTTCCGGGCCCGTTTCCGCCAGGAGATCGCCGCCGTCCGCAAGGTGAGCGGCGCCTTCACCGCGCCGGTCGTGGACGCGGACCCGGAGGCGCCCCGGCCCTGGATGGCCACCCAGTACGTACCCGGACGCCCGCTCTCCGCCCGCGTCCGGGACGACGGACCACTGGCCGGCGCCGAACTGCGCCGGCTCGTCCTCGGCCTGGTGGAGGCCCTGCGCGACATCCACCGGGCCGGAGTGGTGCACCGCGACCTCAAGCCCGCCAACGTCCTGATGGCCGAGGACGGCCCCCGGGTCATCGACTTCGGCATCTCGCGCGCGGCGGAGAACCAGGCGCTGACCGAGACCGGGCACATGATGGGCACCCCGCCGTTCATGTCCCCCGAGCAGCTCGCGGACGCCCGTTCGGTGGGTCCCGCGTCCGACGTGTTCTCGCTCGCCGCGCTGGTGGTGTTCGCGGCGACCGGACGCGGCCCCTTCGACGCGGACAGCCCCTATCTGACGGCGTACCGGGTGATGAGCGAGGAGCCCGACCTGACGGGGGTCGCCGAGCCGCTGCGCGCGGTCCTGTCCCGCTGCCTGGTCAAGCGGGGCGCCGCCCGGCCCGGACTCGACACCCTGGCCGCCGAGTTCGCCGCCGCCCTGCCCGAGCCGGCCGCCGCGGAGCCGCCCACCGTCCCGCACCGCCGGGCGGATCCGGAGCCGACCCGGCCTCCGGCGGCGGATCCGGCCGCCTCCGTCCCGTACCGGGCCCCGGCCGTCGCGGACCCGGACGCCGTGCCGCCCGAGGCGGCGGCCGACGCCCCCGCACGCCGCGGGCGCGGCCTGCGGGTGCCGCTCGCCGTCGGGGTGGCGGGCGTCCTGCTCGCCGCCCTCACGGCCTATCTGATCGGGCCGTTCCAGAGCGGGGCGAGGCCCGGGGCCGGCCCTTCGCCCGGTGCCACGGCCACCCGCTGGGGTGCCCTCCCGGACGGCTGGCGGCCCTGGCGGACGACGGTGTACGCGGTCGCCGCCCACGGCGTGAAGCGTTCCTCGGGGCCGGCGGACGGCCCCGGCCACGGCGGGCAGCCGTCCTGCGCGCTGAGCGGGGGAGCGGTCTACTGCGGGGGCAGCGGCACCCTGCCGATCCGCGTCGACGCGGTCACCGGCCGCACGGTCTGGCGGGCCGGCACCCAGCCGCCGGGGATCGGTCTCGACCACTACGACAGCGGGGTCGTCGGGGTGCACGAGGGCGTCGTGCTCGTCCGCGAGAGCGTCCTGAACGCGGCGGGCAACGACACCACGGCCACCGTCGCCGCGTTCGCCGCCGCCGACGGACGGCGGTTGTGGTCCCGTCCGACGCGCGACGGGAACGCGTCGGCGGTGCTCGTCGGCGGCCTCGTCCTCGTCCCGGACGGCCCGACCGTGACGGCCCGTTCCCCGCGCGACGGCTCCGCGCGCTGGTCGATGCCGGTGCCGGCCGGACACCACTGCGACTTCCTCGGCGCGGGCGGCGGCTTGTACGCGGACTGCACCGGCTACCACACCCCGTCCGGCGCCCAGCGGCGGCTGATCGCCGTCGATCCCGCCGACGGCTCCGCGCGACGGCTCCCGGCCGCGCCGCCGGTGACCGCGGACTACGCGGGAACCCTGGACGGACGGCTGGTCTACGCGGCACGGCGGTCCGTCGACCCGACGGTGCAGGACAACCCGTACACCCGGGTCGAGATGATCGATCCCCGCACCGGGGCCCGCGGGAGCCGCGCGCTGGGCGACGAGTACCGGGGGCGGGCGGCGATGGCGCACGGGGTGCTGTGTTTCGCCGCCTCGGACGGGCGGACGACCGCCGTCTCGCCCGTGACCGGCCGACAGGTGTGGCGCACCGCGACGACCCTCGAACAGCCGGCCGCGCCCGTCGCGGACGGGCGCAGCAGCGTGTTCCTGGCCAGCGCGAGCGGCCGGGTCGCGGCCCTCGACGCCCGCACGGGACACAGGCTGTGGGAGTCCTATCCGCGGGCCGGCACCGTGGTCAGCGGCGACTACCACTCGCCGGAACTGCTCGTGAACGGCGGCGCCCTGGTGGTGACGACCCCCGACGGCACACTCTTCACGCTGGATCCGGCCCGCCCCGGACGGAAACCGGCGTCGGCGTGA